In Anaerobaca lacustris, the genomic stretch CTCGACGAATCCATATATCGATCCAAAGTCATCATTCAATTCACATCGCCTTGCCTCCGGCGCCATCCGATCCGCCTCATTCGCTGCATTCTGCGCCCAAGGTCCGTCTTGCGCATTCCGATCGTGATGTCGATCTTCCTTTTGTCGTCAGTCTCTGAGACTCGGTAGCCGGCCGTCTGCGCTATTGACCCCCCTGTGACCTGGAAGATCGGCGGGCCAGAACTCTCCGAGTCCGGCAGTTGAGGGCCTCTGCGCGCCCTCGCCGCTGGTGCCGGCCCGTGCGCCGGCGCCCCGTTTGTACTCATCCATAGAACCAGCGCCATTGCTGAAAGACGGCCGGCCCGCCGATCGACGGTCTCGCGAAAGGAGAACGGAAATGAAGCGGAAAGGTTTCACACTGGTCGAGCTGTTGGTCGTGATTGCGATCATCGCTCTATTGATGGGCATCCTGATGCCCGCACTGTCAAGGGTCCGGCAGTTGGCCTTCCGGCTGACCTGCGGGACGAACCTGGCGGGGATCGGCAAGGCCATGCTGATCTACGCCAACGACTACGACGACGAGCTGCCCCGCGCCGGCGGCCGGCTGTCGCAGTGGAACGGCCCCGTCGTCTGGAACGCCACCAACCGCTACGATGCGTACGGCGTCAATCGCACCGACGGCAGCGGCGGAAAGGCCAGCATCACATCGTGCTTCTATCTGCTGGTCAAGTACGCCGAGGTGACCCCGAAGTCGTTCGTCTGCAAGGGCGACAACGGGACCACCGACTGGCAACTGGCGCAGGAGATGAACGTCGCGCCCGGCTTCGAGATGATCGACGCCTGGGACTTCGGCGCCTCGCCCTGGGACAATTGCAGCTACTCGTATCACCTGCCGTTCGGGACGTACGCCCTGACGTCGTCGAGCGAGCCGGGCCTGGCGATTGCGGCCGACCGCAACCCGTGGATGAAGAGCCCGGCCGGCGAGCCCGGCGCCTTCGCCCAGTTCACCCCCGATGCCCGTCCGTTCAACGGAACGACGGAAACCGCGCTCAAGGGCAACGCCATCTCGCACCAGGGCGAAGGCCAGAACGTGCTGTTCCTCGACGCCCACGTCGAGTTCACCCGACGGGCGTTCTGCTCGCTCGAAGACGACAACATCTACACCAAGTCGCGGAACGCCGCGACGGGCGATGCCCTGGGCACGGCGCCGGTCTATTCGACCAACTACGCGCCGATGAACCGCAAGGACAGCCTGCTCGTTCACGACCCGGAGACGTGGGGCGGCCGGCCGTTGCCGTAAGGGTAACGCGACGTCGTTGCGTCAGGACGCCTCGTCTTCTCTGACAGGCGGCCCCGCGTTGCGGAGCGCGGGGCCGCCCTTACCGAAGACGCCGTCGCCACATTCTGGGATGATCGGTGGTGTCGTTGAAGTGAAGGGGACGAAGATGAAGCGACACGGTTTTGCGCTCATCGAGCTGCTGGTGGTCGTCGCGGTCATCGCCCTGCTGATGGCACTGCTGGTTCCCGCGTTACGCTCTGCCCGCGAGCAGGCCCGCCGCGCCGTCTGCCTGAGCAACCTCAGACAGCTCACACTCGCCTGGCAGACCTATGCCCAGGAATACGATGGCTGCCTCGTCTACGGCGGCGCTTTCGGCGTGAAAGGGGCGAATGAACAGTGGCGCTGGGTGCGCGGCTGGCTAGGTCGGGCCTTCCTTGAGACGGACCGTTCGGCCATTGTAGAACATCCGGACAAAGGGAGCCTGTGGCCCTATATCAGCGACGTGGACTTCTACCGCTGTCCCAACGGCGCGCCAGGCCATCTGGCCACCTATGGCATCGGCTCCGGCGCCCACGGCACACCTATGGAAGGAACCTATATACCGCAAACAAACGATCGCGGGACGCTGAGCCCTATGGGCAAACGTGTGGGTGGGACGGTCCTGTACCTGACGCGGTTGGAGCAGATCACTCGTCCCGGTCCCGCTCACCGGGCGGTCTTTTTCGATCTGGGACAGTCCCTCATAGGCGACTTCTATATCGATTACCTTCGTCCCCTTTGGCACACGGCCGATCTGCCTCCCATCCGCCATGCCGGCGGTACGACCTTGTCGTTTGCAGACGGTCACGCCGAGTATTGGAAATGGAAGGGCCGTGAAACCCTTGCCATCCCGCGCCAATTGTTCCCTCGTGGCGACGTGTTCATGGAGATATTGGCAGAAGAGGCGCGGGGCGACAACTCTGGCTATGAACCCCAGACCGAAGACGGCCTCTACGACTTGCAGCGCGTGCAAAGGGCCACCTGGGGCCGGCTCGGGTACTCAGATGTCTCCGATCGCTGACGAGGACGAAGGTCTCCGGCTTGGCGTGATGACGGCGTTGAATCGTGTGGAGGATTTGTATCGGGTCGGGATTTCTGGTAGAGTATCGGCTTTGGACCTATCAGGAGTACCGACGTTGGGCAAGACGCTAACCTACAAGATACTTGAATCACACTTGGTCGAGGGACGCTTGGCTCCGGGCGAGCCGATCGCCATCCGCATCGACCAGACGCTGACGCAGGACGCCACCGGCACGACGGCCTTTCTGCTGTTCGAGTCGATGGGCGTGCCGCGCGTGCGGACGGACCTTTCCGTCAGTTACATCGACCACAACATGGCCGGGTTCGGGCCGGAGAACCACAACGACCACCTGTATCTCCAGACCGTCGCGGCCAAGAGCGGCGTTTACCATTCCCGCGCCGGCAACGGGATCTGCCACCAGGTGCACCTGGAACGGTTCGGCAGGCCCGGCGCGACGCTGCTGGGCAGCGATTCGCACACCCCGACCGGCGGCGGGATCGGCATGGTCGCGATCGGCGCCGGCGGCCTCGACGTCGCGGTCGCCATGGCGGGCGGGCCGTTCTATCTGGCGTGTCCGAAGGTCCTCGGCGTCAAGCTGACGGGCCGGCTGAACGACTGGGTCGCCGCCAAAGACGTCATCCTCAAGCTGCTGAGCATCCTCTCGACGAAGGGCAACGTGGGCTGGGTGGTCGAATACTTCGGCCCGGGCGCCGAGACGCTCAGCGTGCCGCAGCGATCGACGATCACGAATATGGGCGCCGAATTGGGCGTGACCACCAGCCTGTTCGCCAGCGACGAGCAGACGCGGCGCTTCCTGGCCGCACAGAAACGCGAGCAGGACTACCGGCCCTTGCAGGGCGATGCAGACGCTGAATACGACCGTGTCATCGAGATCGACCTCTCGAAGCTCGAACCGCTGGCGGCCTGTCCCTCCTCGCCGGACAACGTCAAGACGGTTCGCGAGATCGCCGGGACCAAGGTGGGCCAGGTCGCAATCGGCAGTTGCACCAATTCGAGTTACACCGATCTGATGATGGTCACCGGGGTCCTCAAGGGCCGCCGGACCGATCCGATGGTCGAACTCGGCATTTCGCCGGGCAGCCGGGAAGTGCTCGAGATGCTGGCCCGCAATGCGGCACTCGCCGATCTGATCGCCGCCGGAGCGAGGATTCTCGAATCGGGCTGTGGGCCGTGCATCGGCCAGGGCTTCTCGCCGGCCGACGACGTGGTGAGCCTGCGGACGTTCAACCGCAATTTCGCCGGGCGGACCGGGAGCAAAAACGACCGGGCCTACCTGGTCAGTCCCGAGACGGCGGTGGCGGCCGCCCTGACGGGCGAGATCACCGATCCGCGAGACCTCTCCGAGCGGATGGGGATTGCGTTTCCCAGGATCGAGATGCCGTCGCAGTTCCACATCGACGACAGCATGATCGAGCCGCCTTTGGACGAGGCAAAGGCCAAGCAGGCCGAGGTCGTGCGGGGCCGCACGATCGTGGTGCCCGAGACGCCGCCGGCGCTTCAGAAGAGGCTCGACGGGCAGGTCCTGCTCAAGTGCGGCGACAAGATCACGACGGACCACATCATGCCGGCCGGGACGTTCCTGAAGCTGCGTTCGAACGTGCCGGAATACGCCAAGGTGGTCTTCAACTGCTTCAACGAGCCGGGCTCGCCGACGTTTGCCGAGCGGGCCCTGGCGCTGAAGGCCAGGGGCGTCGGCGGGATCATCGTCGCCGGCGAGAGCTATGGCCAGGGCTCGTCGCGCGAGCACGCGGCCCTGTGCCCGATGTACCTGGGCGTCCGCGTGGTGATCGCCAAGACGATCGAGCGAATCCATCGGGCGAACCTGATCAACTTCTGCATCGTGCCGATCCGCTTCGCCGATCCAGCCGATTACGACAGGCTTGAAGCGGGCGACGAACTGACGATCGACGATCTGATCGGCGCTGTCAGGAATGCCGAGACCGTCACGATCGTGCGCAAACGCGACGGCCTCGAATTCGCCGGCCTGCTGGAGCTGTCGAGCCGCGACCGCGAGGTCCTGCTGGCCGCCGGCTTGCTGAGCTACACGCGAGAGAAGGCCCATGCGTGAGAGAACAGTCAGCGTTTTCGGCACGGCGCGGGCCCGCGCGGGTGAGCCGATCTTCACTCTCGCCGAGCATCTGGGCCGGGAATTGGCGCTGGCAGGGTTTGCCGTGGCCAACGGTGGCTACGGCGGGACGATGCGGGCGACGGCCAAGGGGGCCTGCAACGCCGGCGGGAAAGTGATCGGCGTGACTTGTTCGGCGTTCAGGAACAGCGTCGCCAACGAGTTCGTCAGTGAAGAAGTGACGACCGCCTCGCTGGACGAGCGGCTCGATAGGCTGATCCGCCTGGGTCAGGCGTACGTCGTCCTGCCGGGCGGGACCGGGACGCTGCTGGAGCTGGCCAAGGTCTGGGAACTGAAGAACAAGAAGTTCTTCGACCGGGCCAAGCCGATCGTGCTGTTGGGCGATTTCTGGAGGCCCCTGGTCGATCTGGTCTGCCACGACGACCCTCGCAGCGCCGAGCACGTAGTCTTTGCTGAGGAACCGGCCGACGCCGTCGGCCGGATCAAGGAGGTTCTTGGCAGATAGTCCGAGGATATGAAGATGAGAACGAGACGGACGAAATTCGCAACGATGGTTCTGTGCGTGGTGCTGCCGATCGCGGCCCTGGCAGATGAGGCGCCGCCCTCAACAGGCCCGGTCATACCCGATGGGACGGTGATCCAAGCCGTCGACGGCTCGCTGGTTCGTAGCGACAGCAACGATCTCTGGCTCTTCCAGTTCGCCCGCGATGTCGATGGTGTCGGCGGCGCTCTGCCGGCGGGTTCTTCGCTCGAAGTGCTGCCCTCGTCGATCCTGGACAGCATGGTCGCAGATGCCAACGACCGTCTGCTGCCGCGCTACCGGCTCAGCGCCGTCGTGACGCAGTACCGGGGCGCGAACTACCTGTTTCCCACCTACTACCTGCCTCTGAGCAAGCTCAAGGGCGCCGACGAATCCGAGACGACGGAGGAGCCTCTGGACAATATCGAGACGGTGTCCGACGGCGCGCTGGAGATTCCCGACGAGGTGCTCGAGAGGATGAGGACGCGGCGACAGGCGCGCGGCCCCCAACGCAGGGAAGCCGACGAGACCCCCACGGAAACCGGACACAGGGCAAGGACGCACGTGCTCGTCGACCGGGTCGGCTTCATCGAGTTCAACGAGGGCTACCCGACGTTCGTCCCGGACGGCCTGGGCCGGAACGTCTCGCAGACCCGTTACGAGTTGCTGCCGTGCAACATGTTGGAGCAGGCCGAACGCAGGCTGGCCGCGTTTCCCCAGCCAATCCGCTTCAACGTCGCCGGACTGGTCACCGAACACCAGGGCCGGAAGTACCTGCTGCTGCAACGGGCAATCCGTGTCTACCATTATGGCAACTTCGGTGGATAGAATCCAATGAGCGAAGGGTTGGAAGAACTGCTGATCCTGGGGTCGGACCCGCAGGCGAAAGGGAAGATCGCGAAGCTGCGGCTCGACATGCTCGCCGCCGCACGGTCGGCCAGCGAGGACGATGCGCAGAACCGAACGGTGGTCGAGGTGTTGCGCGGCATCCGCCAACGGGGCGATGAGGCGGTGGCCGCGTATACGGAGAAATTCGACCGGGTCAGCCTTCGTCCCGATGAATTCCGCGTCAGCGGCGACGAGCTGGCCCGGGCCCATGCTTCGATGGATACCGGGCTTCTTGCGACGTTGCGCGAGGCCATCGAGAACGTCCGCGCCTATCAGGCGAAGATCTTCCTCGGTCACAACTCGTCCTTCTCCGACGGGACGGGCATTCGTTATACGCCGATCCGCCGGGCCGGCGTTTGCGTTCCAGGCGCCTCGGCGCCGTTGCCATCGACGGTCATCATGACGGTGGTTCCCGCCCAAGTGGCGGGTGTTCGGGAGATCGCGGTGGTCTCGCCGCCCCGCTTCGAGGGGAGCGTTCACCCGGTCATTCTCGCGGTCTGTCACGAGCTGGGGATCGACGAGGTCTATCGCATCGGTGGCGTGCAGGCGGTCGGCGCGCTGGCCTATGGGACACAGAGCGTTCGCAAGGTGGACATCATCGTCGGACCGGGCAATTCGTGGGTGCAGGCGGCCAAGAAGCACGTGGCGGGCGACTACGTGGCGATCGATTCGATCGCCGGACCGAGCGAGGTGTTCATCATCGCCGGCGACGAGGCCGACCCCGCGTGGGTCGCGGCCGACATGCTCAGCCAGGCCGAGCACGCCGCCGACAGCAGCGCTATCGTCGCGACCGATTCCGAACCGCTGGCCCGCGCCATTCTCCAGCAGCTTGCCTCGCAGCTTGCGGAACTGCCTCGCGCGGGCGACGCGCGGGCGTCGCTGCAGCGTTTCAGCCGGGTCATCGTGGTGGCCGATATGGATGCCGCCGTGGAGCTGGCCAATGAATTCGCCTCCGAGCACCTGGAGATCCAGTGCGGCTCGCGCAGCAGACAAATCGCCGACCGAATCAACAACGCCGGAGCGATTTTTATCGGCCCTCACACGCCCGTTGCGGTCGGCGACTACTGGGCCGGGCCGAGCCACACCCTGCCGACCGGGACGCGGGCCAGGTTCTCCAGCGCCCTGACCAGCAACGATTTTCTCAAGTCGATCAGCCTGATCGAATACAGCGCCGAGCAACTGGCTGCCTGCGCCGACGACATCATCCGCCTGGCCCAGGTCGAAGGCCTCGACGCGCACGCCCGCAGCGTCAGCATCCGGCGCAACCGTTGATGCTCACACGCCCCAGTCGAGCCTCTCACGGTTTCGCCAGTAGAATCGTCCGACGCTGTTGGCCAGGGCCAAGAGTAGATAGAGTTGCGCGGCCGATCGGAGATACGACCAGGTGAATAGGTGAGGTATAACCATGGTGGCAAGGCCGCCTATGGCCAGGAAGAACAGGACCAATCCGCAGTAGGGTACGAAGGCTCGCCATATTGACTGGACAATCAGCAGGGGATTCAATGCGTCGAATGAATCCAAGACCACTCCCGCCAGAAACGACATGGGCAGAAAGAAGACGCCGCAGGCCCCCAGCAGCCAGTACCACGCATCGGTCCGCTCGCTCAGCACGTAGTACACGGCGACAGGCCAGCAGGCAATCGCGACAGAGGCAACCAGGAGGATCGTCTGGGACAGAAGGTCACCGATGCTCAATGCGCCCGTTATCTGAATGTCCGAGGCACGTCGATGCCCTCTCGAACTGTCGATGACGCAGTGCGCGACATAATAGCATACATAGCACGCGAAGATGATGTAGAACGGGGCTGTTAACAGGGTCGTCAGGTAACCGACACCGCCGCTGGGAAGGGTCGCTGCGATGAGCCGGGCCGCTCGACTGATCACGAACGCCACGAGTTGTGGGACGATTACAAACACGGCGATGTTCACCGCGCCGGAACTGCTGACCGGATAGGCCAAGGCATCGAGGAACCAGGGAAACCGCGATTCCTCAATTACTTCAGCCGGAGGGTCGGCCGCAAGAGAGGTCAGCTGGTCTCGGTAGGTCTCTGATGTCATGACCTCGTCGGCTGGGTTTCCTGACGAACCTGCCTGAGCCGGTGCGGCAGGAACGGTGACCCGGCCCTTGCACTTGGGGCATCGGCCGGTCCGCCCGGCGGAGGACTCGGACACTTTGAGCTTTCGACCGCAATGCTCGCATGGGAACTGGACCATCCACACACCGCCAAAATGCACATCCCAGACCTATCCCACGCACCCGAACACGACGCTCTGAGAGAGAAGACGCACAACGCCTGCGATCGTTATGGGTTTATCCGGGTTCTTCCGCACATCTCGAGAATCCAGACACGCCCGCATCGTCGCCATTCGCACGCACACGTAAACGCCCTCACAATCCCCAGTCGAGCTTGTCGGCGTTATGCCAGTAGAAGCGACCCAATACATGCGCCAGTACGAAGGTCACGTAGACTGACGTCGCCAGACCGACGGCCTCCAGCCAGAAGGGCCGCATCTGCTCTTCTTCCATTCCGGCCTGCGAGCCGAGCCACAACAGGGCCCCAACCGCCGCCAGGAGAATCAGCAGGCCCGTGTATTGAAAGAGCGTGCGGAAGATCGAGCCGAGCAGAAACAGAGGGTTCAGCGCACTGAGCGAATCGTTGACCACCATCGCCAGCAGGCCGATGGGGAAGAACACGAGGGTGTAGGCTGCAAGACCCCAGAAAATGGCGTCGCGCCCGGGAGCGAACATCGTGTAGAGAACGAACGGGACCAAGTAAACGATGCAGACCGCCAGCAGGTAGGAGACGCGCGACCACATCTCGCTTTGTCCTGCTCCGACAAACTCCGGGGCGCGCGTGCCGCCCCGGGCGCTGTCGTGGATGCATTCCGCGAGATACCAGGCGGCGTAGAGACCCAGGATGAAAGAGAACACGAGGAATACCATGCCCATGTAACCCACCAGGGGGACGAAACGGCGGATGAACTCGAGCAGAAGTGGAGCGACGCTGAGAAGGACGAGCACGGTCAGGCCGGGACCGCTGGTCGGGTACAGCAGAACATCGATCGGCCAGATGAAACGGCGCTCGCCCGTATGCGAATCGCTCCGCCGAACACCAAGGGACGTCAGCAGCCGCTCTTCTTCGCGCTGCCGCTCGGCGACCCGTTCGAGCAGCTCCCGCTCATCGGGCAGGTTCAGCATCGCCCCGTCCAGCGGCTTGGCGGGCGTGATGAGCGTCAACTCATCGTCTTCGGTCTCCACAATCGGTTCCGGCGTGGACGCCTGTGGGATCGTGACCTCAGCCTTGCACCTCGGACACCGACTGACCCGCCCCGCGCGATCCTCCCGGACCACAAGTCTCTGCGAACAATTCGAACAACGAAACTCAATCATGGGCGCATCATCTGCGACACGAGAACATGACGACGCGTGAAATCAGATCTCGCATACGCACATCACCATACGACGCGACGCAGAGCCTATTCGAACAACTTGTCTTCAACAACCTTGAGGTTTCTGTTGGCGTAGAACATATCGGGCTCGTGTTTCGTGGCGCGGACTCTGATCTGGTAGTCTGGCTCCTGGGGGTTCTCCGCATCGAAGAGGATAAGCCCGAGTCCGAACACGCGACACAATGCATCAAGGCGGGCCAGATCGGATTCGGTGACTGAATTCGGTATGACCAGATAGACTTTGTGAGAAAACAGTCGATAAGAACACGCCTGGCCAAAGGCTGTGATCAAGGCGTTGGCGTCAGTCTTGATTTCTGCCGATACGATCTCAGCAGGGAATTGAAGGATATCGCTCTGGCGCGCGCGTAGCACACCTATCGCATCCGGCGTGCCCCATTTATCCTTGAAACAGTTGCCTCCGAGCGCGATCGCTTTGGTGCACTCCTCCAACTCGTCTACCAAGTAGGCCGCAAAGGAGTTGTAGAAGTGATCTTCTCCCTTCTTCTTGCACATCGCGCTTTCGGCAAGCTTGATGTCACTCTCCACC encodes the following:
- a CDS encoding DUF4013 domain-containing protein, yielding MIEFRCSNCSQRLVVREDRAGRVSRCPRCKAEVTIPQASTPEPIVETEDDELTLITPAKPLDGAMLNLPDERELLERVAERQREEERLLTSLGVRRSDSHTGERRFIWPIDVLLYPTSGPGLTVLVLLSVAPLLLEFIRRFVPLVGYMGMVFLVFSFILGLYAAWYLAECIHDSARGGTRAPEFVGAGQSEMWSRVSYLLAVCIVYLVPFVLYTMFAPGRDAIFWGLAAYTLVFFPIGLLAMVVNDSLSALNPLFLLGSIFRTLFQYTGLLILLAAVGALLWLGSQAGMEEEQMRPFWLEAVGLATSVYVTFVLAHVLGRFYWHNADKLDWGL
- a CDS encoding type II secretion system protein, which gives rise to MKRKGFTLVELLVVIAIIALLMGILMPALSRVRQLAFRLTCGTNLAGIGKAMLIYANDYDDELPRAGGRLSQWNGPVVWNATNRYDAYGVNRTDGSGGKASITSCFYLLVKYAEVTPKSFVCKGDNGTTDWQLAQEMNVAPGFEMIDAWDFGASPWDNCSYSYHLPFGTYALTSSSEPGLAIAADRNPWMKSPAGEPGAFAQFTPDARPFNGTTETALKGNAISHQGEGQNVLFLDAHVEFTRRAFCSLEDDNIYTKSRNAATGDALGTAPVYSTNYAPMNRKDSLLVHDPETWGGRPLP
- a CDS encoding type II secretion system protein, producing the protein MKRHGFALIELLVVVAVIALLMALLVPALRSAREQARRAVCLSNLRQLTLAWQTYAQEYDGCLVYGGAFGVKGANEQWRWVRGWLGRAFLETDRSAIVEHPDKGSLWPYISDVDFYRCPNGAPGHLATYGIGSGAHGTPMEGTYIPQTNDRGTLSPMGKRVGGTVLYLTRLEQITRPGPAHRAVFFDLGQSLIGDFYIDYLRPLWHTADLPPIRHAGGTTLSFADGHAEYWKWKGRETLAIPRQLFPRGDVFMEILAEEARGDNSGYEPQTEDGLYDLQRVQRATWGRLGYSDVSDR
- the hisD gene encoding histidinol dehydrogenase — protein: MSEGLEELLILGSDPQAKGKIAKLRLDMLAAARSASEDDAQNRTVVEVLRGIRQRGDEAVAAYTEKFDRVSLRPDEFRVSGDELARAHASMDTGLLATLREAIENVRAYQAKIFLGHNSSFSDGTGIRYTPIRRAGVCVPGASAPLPSTVIMTVVPAQVAGVREIAVVSPPRFEGSVHPVILAVCHELGIDEVYRIGGVQAVGALAYGTQSVRKVDIIVGPGNSWVQAAKKHVAGDYVAIDSIAGPSEVFIIAGDEADPAWVAADMLSQAEHAADSSAIVATDSEPLARAILQQLASQLAELPRAGDARASLQRFSRVIVVADMDAAVELANEFASEHLEIQCGSRSRQIADRINNAGAIFIGPHTPVAVGDYWAGPSHTLPTGTRARFSSALTSNDFLKSISLIEYSAEQLAACADDIIRLAQVEGLDAHARSVSIRRNR
- a CDS encoding aconitate hydratase, with the protein product MGKTLTYKILESHLVEGRLAPGEPIAIRIDQTLTQDATGTTAFLLFESMGVPRVRTDLSVSYIDHNMAGFGPENHNDHLYLQTVAAKSGVYHSRAGNGICHQVHLERFGRPGATLLGSDSHTPTGGGIGMVAIGAGGLDVAVAMAGGPFYLACPKVLGVKLTGRLNDWVAAKDVILKLLSILSTKGNVGWVVEYFGPGAETLSVPQRSTITNMGAELGVTTSLFASDEQTRRFLAAQKREQDYRPLQGDADAEYDRVIEIDLSKLEPLAACPSSPDNVKTVREIAGTKVGQVAIGSCTNSSYTDLMMVTGVLKGRRTDPMVELGISPGSREVLEMLARNAALADLIAAGARILESGCGPCIGQGFSPADDVVSLRTFNRNFAGRTGSKNDRAYLVSPETAVAAALTGEITDPRDLSERMGIAFPRIEMPSQFHIDDSMIEPPLDEAKAKQAEVVRGRTIVVPETPPALQKRLDGQVLLKCGDKITTDHIMPAGTFLKLRSNVPEYAKVVFNCFNEPGSPTFAERALALKARGVGGIIVAGESYGQGSSREHAALCPMYLGVRVVIAKTIERIHRANLINFCIVPIRFADPADYDRLEAGDELTIDDLIGAVRNAETVTIVRKRDGLEFAGLLELSSRDREVLLAAGLLSYTREKAHA
- a CDS encoding LOG family protein, which encodes MRERTVSVFGTARARAGEPIFTLAEHLGRELALAGFAVANGGYGGTMRATAKGACNAGGKVIGVTCSAFRNSVANEFVSEEVTTASLDERLDRLIRLGQAYVVLPGGTGTLLELAKVWELKNKKFFDRAKPIVLLGDFWRPLVDLVCHDDPRSAEHVVFAEEPADAVGRIKEVLGR